CATACTGTCGCCCGGCGTAGGGATATTCCTCCGCGCCAAGGACGAAAAGAGCGATCCCTTCCTGAAACTCCGCGACGCGGTCACGGTCGGGAAGACCGTCGGGATGCTTCTCTTCATGGGGATAAAACACGAGATAAAGAGCGAGATCGACGGCAAGCTTGTCGAGATGCTCGTTGAGGACGGACAGGCGGTCGAATACGGCCAACCCCTGCTCCGGCTTAAGTAGCAGAAAGGAGAATCGGCGTGGCTAAGATAACAAAGATACTCATCGCCAATCGCGGGGAGATCGCGCTTCGTGTCGTACGGGCATGTAAAGAGCTCGGCATACCGACGGTGGCCGTACATTCACAGGCCGATGAGGAATCGCTCCATTCGAAGTTCGCCGACCAGGACGTCTGCATCGGACCGCCGCAGTCGAAGGAAAGCTATCTTAATATCCCGCGCATCATAAGCGCCTGCGAGATAACCGGTGCTGACGCGATACACCCGGGCTACGGGTTCCTTTCTGAGAATGCGGCGTTCTCGGACATCTGCAAAGAACATAACATCAAATTCATAGGCCCGTCGAAAGAAGTCATCAATAAGATGGGCGATAAGGCGAACGCGCGAGAAACGATGAAAAAAGCAGGCGTTCCCATCACCCCCGGTACCGGCATTCTCAAGGATGCCGACGAGGCGACAGGCAAGGCCAATGAGATCGGCTATCCGATAATCCTCAAGGCAACGGCCGGCGGCGGCGGCAAGGGCATGCGCATCTGCCGTTCTGATGAAGAGGTGAGATCGAACCTTCCCATCGCGCAGAACGAGGCGCGCATCGGGTTCAATAATCCCGATGTGTACATGGAAAAATACATCGAGAACCCCCGTCACGTCGAGATACAGATACTCGCCGACGAACATGGCAATGTCATTCACCTGGGTGAGCGTGACTGCTCCCTGCAGCGCCGCCATCAGAAGCTCATCGAGGAATCGCCGTCGCCGGTCATGACGCCGGAACTCCGCGCGAAGATGGGCGATGCCGCCGTCAAGGGTGCGCAGCTCGCCGGTTATCAGGGCGCGGGCACCATTGAATTCCTTGTCGACGATAAAGGGAATTTCTATTTCATGGAGATGAACACCCGCGTGCAGGTCGAACACCCGGTAACGGAATTCGTCACCGGCATAGACATCGTGAAAGAACAGATACTCATCGCCATGGGCGAGAAGCTCCGTTATACGCAGAGCGATGTGAAGATAACCGGCCATGCCATCGAGTGTCGCATCAACGCCGAGGATTGGGAGCATGATTTCCGCCCCTCGCCCGGCAAAGTGACGCGCGTGCACCTGCCGGGTGGTTTCGGCGTGCGCATCGACAGCCACGTATATTCCGACTATTCCATACCGCCGTACTACGATTCGCTCATCGCGAAGTTCATCGTGCGCGGCGAGAACCGCATGAACGCCATCAATAAGATGAAGCGCGTGCTCGACGAGGCGATCATCATCGGCGTGCCGACGACCATACCGTTCCATCAGAAAGTGCTCGAACACCCCGTGTTCATCGAGGGGAAAGTGACGACGAAATTCCTCGAAGAATATGACCTGAAGGATGAACCGAAGGACAAGGGGAAAAAGAAAGCGGTGAAAGGCAAGGGAGAGTAGCGGCATGTGGCGCGGTAAGAATATCTACTACGATGATTCCGGCATTCCCCACGAGGCAGAGGGCGAGATACGCGTCTCCAACGAGGTCATTGCCGATATAACGGCGCATGCGGCGTCCGGCATACGCGGCTTTGTGCGTTTTACCGAGACCATCGTCGACGGGTTCGCGAAATTCTTCACGCAGGGAGATCTTACCGAGGGCATACTCGTCCGGCATGCCGGCGATAATCCCACGGAACGTTCCGTGGAGATAGAGCTTTCCATCGTCGTGCAGTACGGCATGGTGGTGCAGGAAGTGGCCGAAGAGATACAGCGTATCGTCAAGGAACGCGTTGAGGAATTGACCGGCATTACCGTCGCACGGGTGCATGTGAATATTCAGGGCATCGCCCCTGAGAAAAAGATGTAAGGAAGGGTACACGCTATGAATCCGATATCCATACTCTGGTCGCTGGTCCGATACGCCATCTATCTTTTCATACTCCTGCTCGGTGTGGCGCTCGTCGGGCAGTACTACAACAGTCATCTCCTGACGCAGATACTCGACCCGATAAAGAGCTTCATCGAGGAATACATCTTCTCCCGCAATGTCTATTCGCTCCTCTGGGGCATGCTCTTCGTGTTCATCTTCATCGTCGGTGTGGTCACGTTCTTTTCGAACCTTCTTGCGAGCGATCCGTACGTCTCCATCGAGGACGAGCAGGGCTATATCCATGTCTCCGTCGAGGCGATACGCGATTTCGTCAAGAAGATAGCCACCGCCAACCGAGAGGTCATCGACGCACGCGCGAAGGTGGTGTACCGCAAGAAGAAACTCATGGTGTCGCTCCGTCTCGGGGTAAGCTCCCGGCAGTCGATAACCGTTCTCGGCGATCTTATCAAGGACGATATACGCCGGAAGCTCATCGATGTCGTGGGGATAGGTGCGGATAATATCAAGAGCATCGAGATAGCCGTCGAAAGCATCGATAAGCGAACGACGATAAGCGACTTCCGCGACGTGAAGGTGCGGTAGGTCCATGAAAGACCTCATAGACGCCGTCGGGCGCTACATACAGAAGAACCGCTACCGTGTCTTCTTCGCAGGTGTCGGTCTCATCTGTATGATACTCATACTCGTCATCGGCTTCTGGCAGACGCTGTTCATTTTCTCGGGCACCGTCATC
Above is a genomic segment from Spirochaetota bacterium containing:
- a CDS encoding biotin/lipoyl-containing protein; translated protein: MSKGSKSKLHASVSVDALNSLVEALESSTVEEIVFEKNGEKVKLIRALHPKAPRAKAVTVAAPVAVPAPAAEPVKDILSPGVGIFLRAKDEKSDPFLKLRDAVTVGKTVGMLLFMGIKHEIKSEIDGKLVEMLVEDGQAVEYGQPLLRLK
- the accC gene encoding acetyl-CoA carboxylase biotin carboxylase subunit; amino-acid sequence: MAKITKILIANRGEIALRVVRACKELGIPTVAVHSQADEESLHSKFADQDVCIGPPQSKESYLNIPRIISACEITGADAIHPGYGFLSENAAFSDICKEHNIKFIGPSKEVINKMGDKANARETMKKAGVPITPGTGILKDADEATGKANEIGYPIILKATAGGGGKGMRICRSDEEVRSNLPIAQNEARIGFNNPDVYMEKYIENPRHVEIQILADEHGNVIHLGERDCSLQRRHQKLIEESPSPVMTPELRAKMGDAAVKGAQLAGYQGAGTIEFLVDDKGNFYFMEMNTRVQVEHPVTEFVTGIDIVKEQILIAMGEKLRYTQSDVKITGHAIECRINAEDWEHDFRPSPGKVTRVHLPGGFGVRIDSHVYSDYSIPPYYDSLIAKFIVRGENRMNAINKMKRVLDEAIIIGVPTTIPFHQKVLEHPVFIEGKVTTKFLEEYDLKDEPKDKGKKKAVKGKGE
- a CDS encoding Asp23/Gls24 family envelope stress response protein, coding for MWRGKNIYYDDSGIPHEAEGEIRVSNEVIADITAHAASGIRGFVRFTETIVDGFAKFFTQGDLTEGILVRHAGDNPTERSVEIELSIVVQYGMVVQEVAEEIQRIVKERVEELTGITVARVHVNIQGIAPEKKM
- the amaP gene encoding alkaline shock response membrane anchor protein AmaP; translated protein: MNPISILWSLVRYAIYLFILLLGVALVGQYYNSHLLTQILDPIKSFIEEYIFSRNVYSLLWGMLFVFIFIVGVVTFFSNLLASDPYVSIEDEQGYIHVSVEAIRDFVKKIATANREVIDARAKVVYRKKKLMVSLRLGVSSRQSITVLGDLIKDDIRRKLIDVVGIGADNIKSIEIAVESIDKRTTISDFRDVKVR
- a CDS encoding DUF2273 domain-containing protein yields the protein MKDLIDAVGRYIQKNRYRVFFAGVGLICMILILVIGFWQTLFIFSGTVIAGLIGARKDKGHVFRAILKRFMVSKYR